The Euphorbia lathyris chromosome 8, ddEupLath1.1, whole genome shotgun sequence genome has a window encoding:
- the LOC136202346 gene encoding uncharacterized protein produces the protein MTVDDDNSIYVGGLPYTATDDTLRRVFGPYGAIIAVKIINDHTTRGKCYGFVTFRNPRSVIDAINDMDGKTVDGRVVRVNEVTTRGGRSNFGRERFRRNLDRGMDSGRGRDRVRDYDRDRDRYREQYSDRSRERDRSWDYLEDGERQYDLNQNEDRARNGSLDGDQSQGRDLVGNDREEGKNGDWNCERGRDLQQDQDREMDETNGDHRIVHKETDQQARKKNDSEYNDQESREQSSDSSGNYHVPVKEKLERSVQRRNELKTEISEMERRLSDKQKVVLNLQKKTQMLEDAFITAKKRSSQHKKQLTKLQKCFLQVKEYSERLKSCEEELQSLVNSESATATIDSDSGG, from the exons ATGACGGTGGACGACGATAACTCTATATACGTTGGAGGCCTCCCGTACACTGCAACTGATGATACCCTTCGCAGAGTCTTCGGTCCCTACGGTGCCATCATCGCCGTTaag ATTATAAATGATCATACAACAAGGGGAAAGTGCTATGGCTTTGTTACTTTTAGAAATCCACGATCAGTAATTGATGCTATTAATGACATGGATGGCAAG ACTGTTGATGGGCGAGTTGTAAGAGTAAATGAAGTAACAACCAGAGGGGGCAGATCAAATTTCGGCCGTGAACGATTTCGACGTAATCTAGACAGGGGTATGGACTCGGGAAGGGGTAGAGATCGAGTAAGAGATTATGATCGTGATAGGGACAGATATCGCGAACAGTACAGTGATAGGTCTAGAGAGCGTGATCGGTCATGGGATTATCTTGAAGATGGGGAAAGACAGTATGATCTTAATCAGAATGAAGATCGGGCAAGGAATGGTTCCTTGGATGGAGATCAAAGCCAAGGCAGAGATCTGGTGGGTAATGATCGAGAAGAAGGAAAAAATGGTGATTGGAATTGTGAAAGAGGACGTGATTTACAGCAGGATCAAGATAGGGAGATGGATGAAACCAATGGTGATCATAGAATTGTTCACAAGGAGACAGATCAGCAAGCAAGAAAAAAGAATGA TTCTGAATATAATGATCAAGAGAGCAGGGAACAGTCTTCAGATTCAAGTGGCAATTATCATGTTCCA GTGAAGGAAAAACTGGAGAGATCAGTTCAGAGGCGCAATGAACTGAAAACGGAG ATTTCTGAGATGGAAAGGAGGTTATCAGATAAACAAAAAGTTGTTTTAAATTTGCAGAAGAAAACTCAG ATGTTAGAGGATGCATTTATTACTGCTAAGAAGCGCTCTTCACAGCATAAGAAGCAATTAACTaaa CTCCAAAAATGTTTTCTGCAAGTAAAAGAATACTCAGAAAGGCTTAAAAGTTGTGAAGAGGAACTTCAG
- the LOC136203023 gene encoding protein SLENDER RICE1-LIKE 1-like, whose amino-acid sequence MSSLSLKSKLIIFTSLSSPITFSLSLVHSPPPCLFDSVSLFPPPLFFLTFSTMLPYDSDVSSPTANPPTSSSSSISKPPEIDGLLAGAGYKVRSSDLRHVAQRLERLETAMLNSPNSHHLSLLASDAVLYNPSDLSSWVDSLLIELNQSQPLPSLPSDLSDLIPNSTALDNSWGIQNADDLSPQEHNQLMVLPAVEEDSAIRLVHMLMTCAESVQRGELALAGSLIENMQGLLSRVNTGCGIGKVAGCFIDALSRRIFCPVSSVGGSPNSAYENELLYHHFYEACPYLKFAHFTANQAILEAFDGHDCVHVVDFNLMHGLQWPALIQALALRPGGPPLLRLTGIGPPSPDGRDSLREIGLRLAELAGSVNVRFAFRGVAASRLEDVKPWMLQVNPKEAVAVNSILQLHKLLGSDPNRSSSIDMVLNWIRNLNPKIMTVVEQEASHNQPGFMDRFTESLYYYSTMFDSLEACAIQPEKLLAEMYIQREICNVVSCEGSARVERHEPLAKWRIRLTAAGFRPLHLGSNAFKQASMLLTLFSSEGYCVEENEGCLTLGWHSRPLIAASAWQAVADGGSPIGIVSDNGVPL is encoded by the coding sequence ATgtcatctctctctctcaaatcaaAACTTATCATCTTCACCTCTCTTTCCTCACCTATCACTTTTTCACTCTCACTTGTACACTCTCCTCCGCCATGTCTATTTGATTCTGTCTCCCTCTTTCCTCCACCACTCTTTTTCCTTACTTTCTCTACAATGCTTCCCTACGACTCCGATGTCTCCTCCCCCACCGCAAATCCTCCCacctcttcttcatcttccatctCTAAACCACCTGAAATTGATGGCTTGCTCGCCGGCGCCGGCTACAAGGTCCGTTCCTCCGATCTCCGCCATGTTGCCCAGCGCCTTGAACGCCTTGAAACCGCCATGCTTAACTCTCCCAATTCTCATCATCTTTCTCTCCTCGCTTCCGACGCCGTTCTTTACAATCCTTCCGATCTCTCCTCTTGGGTTGATTCTCTCCTAATCGAGCTTAACCAATCTCAGCCTCTCCCTTCTCTTCCTTCTGATCTATCGGATCTCATCCCAAATTCAACCGCTCTTGATAACTCTTGGGGGATACAAAACGCTGATGATTTATCTCCCCAGGAACATAATCAGTTGATGGTGCTTCCGGCGGTGGAGGAGGATTCCGCTATTAGGCTAGTCCATATGTTGATGACTTGTGCAGAATCCGTTCAGAGAGGAGAACTAGCATTGGCTGGATCTTTGATTGAGAATATGCAAGGCTTGTTAAGTCGTGTCAACACCGGCTGTGGAATCGGTAAAGTTGCAGGTTGCTTTATTGATGCTCTCAGCCGCCGGATTTTCTGTCCGGTGAGTTCCGTTGGCGGCAGCCCCAACTCTGCTTATGAGAATGAGCTTCTGTATCATCACTTTTACGAGGCGTGTCCGTACTTGAAATTCGCTCATTTTACAGCTAATCAAGCAATTCTCGAGGCTTTCGACGGTCATGATTGCGTCCACGTGGTCGATTTCAACTTGATGCACGGATTACAATGGCCAGCACTGATACAGGCTTTAGCTCTGCGTCCAGGTGGGCCCCCTTTGCTTAGGTTAACTGGCATTGGCCCTCCATCACCAGACGGTCGCGACTCGCTTCGTGAAATCGGCCTGCGACTCGCCGAGTTAGCTGGGTCCGTAAACGTCCGATTCGCTTTCCGAGGAGTAGCAGCTTCGCGGTTGGAGGACGTGAAGCCATGGATGTTGCAGGTCAATCCCAAAGAAGCGGTGGCTGTCAATTCAATATTGCAACTCCATAAACTCCTTGGATCCGATCCAAACAGAAGCTCATCAATCGATATGGTTCTAAATTGGATCCGAAACTTGAACCCGAAAATCATGACCGTTGTTGAACAAGAGGCAAGTCATAACCAACCCGGGTTTATGGATCGGTTCACTGAATCACTGTATTACTACTCAACCATGTTTGATTCGCTCGAGGCTTGCGCGATTCAGCCGGAGAAATTGCTAGCCGAGATGTATATACAGAGGGAGATATGCAACGTGGTGAGCTGCGAGGGTTCAGCTCGAGTAGAACGCCACGAGCCACTGGCAAAGTGGAGAATCCGGCTCACAGCAGCAGGATTTAGACCGTTGCATTTGGGTTCTAATGCCTTCAAGCAAGCAAGTATGCTTTTGACACTATTTTCGTCGGAGGGATATTGCGTGGAGGAGAATGAAGGCTGCCTGACTCTCGGCTGGCATAGCCGCCCTTTGATTGCTGCGTCGGCTTGGCAGGCGGTGGCTGACGGCGGGTCGCCTATCGGGATTGTTAGTGACAATGGTGTTCCGCTGTAA